In a single window of the Vicinamibacterales bacterium genome:
- a CDS encoding heme-binding protein has product MRITYSILLLFGWLQAGTTTVKILPYPLALEAAQAALASCQPAGPAVVEVMDTGSNPKVILVSDGSRANLIEFARRKAYTVIKKGMSSGQFGAQVGPQGRGAPPIEGDASLITFAGGLPIRIGDEIVAAIAVSGPNGPAADEACATAGVEKIRDRLK; this is encoded by the coding sequence ATGCGCATCACATATTCCATACTCCTGCTGTTCGGCTGGCTGCAGGCCGGCACGACGACGGTGAAAATTCTTCCTTACCCGCTGGCGCTCGAGGCGGCGCAGGCTGCGCTTGCGAGCTGTCAACCGGCCGGTCCGGCGGTCGTCGAAGTGATGGACACCGGGTCGAATCCCAAGGTGATCCTGGTCAGCGACGGCAGCCGCGCGAATTTGATCGAGTTCGCACGGCGGAAGGCCTACACGGTGATCAAGAAAGGTATGTCGTCCGGCCAGTTCGGAGCGCAGGTCGGACCGCAGGGACGTGGCGCGCCGCCGATCGAGGGGGACGCCAGTCTCATTACGTTTGCCGGCGGATTGCCGATCAGGATCGGCGACGAGATCGTGGCAGCGATTGCCGTGTCAGGGCCAAACGGGCCGGCGGCGGACGAAGCCTGCGCCACGGCGGGTGTGGAGAAGATCCGCGATCGCCTGAAGTAA